In Daphnia magna isolate NIES linkage group LG6, ASM2063170v1.1, whole genome shotgun sequence, the following are encoded in one genomic region:
- the LOC116925169 gene encoding LOW QUALITY PROTEIN: mediator of RNA polymerase II transcription subunit 24 (The sequence of the model RefSeq protein was modified relative to this genomic sequence to represent the inferred CDS: deleted 1 base in 1 codon), translating into MTSLFRNPENGYTTTVKISSGPSETEKEGLSAQFQVHENQPTLNSNQTQARMFLRKRIVLLTLALILAIVVITVTIVGLLISSYNERQQAEAEAREATGLFMEIKNEKKVSSIAAGFPDLGDPDADDERDTFLPVSPARTIPDTGSGFKPIATEKTSKRGKTPVPRVKDEVEIFAELSSGDSSGDQHEAGIGFKPIATEKISKRGKTPVLRVKDEVEIFAELGSGDSSGDQHEAGSGDSTGGRHEIGNGCGSGCGSGIEQDRFVLKGSLQPTERMTESTEQKLKHLMRKAWRERWTDLMWGIYVKEVIPAGSTGDTYNLAESILKQALIGPSPNSKLLSYLQYSLNVQIVSYSAVFENICLQGSIQKTRCLLELLHLLEQSLKHISCSGSADECAALASSLMSLETWLWSITSDGLKKLSEANSTSNSYTVICHYTTGLLGTLYEENYLVSLLYIARCCTNDQFAATNLASLVNQTESNIKHLAGAGNLSLENLVEPIEKVIRQCRLFENDLFKENGPEKPFYENSLCTDIHTLISWEALLRPTSDGLELTRQLEVLQKLRGYSATQLYCEILRACCLGLAETADSPGELRWAVFTFLKAPLLLLRLHRSIFGLDPNSPIGEPSPEVAVAFERLLCYPGLLETTDAKCHCNVVEGLLNEVKMRTSLLSEWHVTSILSKRESLSRGGLKLETTNTQIATLVLRAEPTVASILKTLDTDYAKNQDTLLKVLSHLLSGQSFELILNAATGTGKLRAFATKLVRFNEANRQPAGSDPSKTANSRALLFDISFLMLCRITQMYGIEVILSGELGGETFFEQWASEWLKPNQAPDLLLNRCDPMLTDQLLKALTSGESDLRSGSVRWHDACFHVPAVIREILAAYESQLVSDEEVERILDTLRTQMCCLSVCAATWLRFYIQVQPMNLKSKPTMMLDHLMTPLSLDDSKEHYRERSVLMLQIIRRLAQDDNPLQGVSDNQDQSLDHQLSKLWNKILNHGWSDHCTTLGIDRLFKIGGATWLVTSLVKAVIKEQSSDKRQRCVEGALSVAHLDLESCAISLATRVLPFLLTHSSMLASDEETGGPGGKALAQLAVLLFTAALNNQIASDSDPSTAAKKSGSKRAIDWDLNTPGFRYPPLKKVALHDDELEALCVASSTTHENKPLPNAIANLMQLMTRVAGDGIITPQLAFISYFIQTMAEITSVKTKEVMKPLLSLIPPALVFYMLAVWPGLMSISDVAKLLAHPGDEMGVGKIAARIVCAFKNTN; encoded by the exons TCCACGAGAATCAGCCCACCTTGAACAGTAATCAAACACAGGCCAGGATGTTCTTGAGAAAACGAATCGTATTGCTGACATTGGCTCTCATTTTAGCCATTGTTGTCATCACCGTAACCATTGTCGGACTCTTGATCTCATCATATAATGAACG GCAGCAGGCAGAAGCAGAAGCTAGGGAAGCCACGGGCCTTTTTAtggaaattaaaaatgaaaagaaagtgagTTCGATAGCTGCAGGATTTCCTGATCTCGGCGATCCAGATGCAGACGACGAACGGGACACCTTCTTGCCAGTATCACCAG CTAGAACAATTCCGGACACTGGTAGTGGTTTTAAGCCCATTGCTACAGAAAAAACTTcgaaaagaggaaaaacacCTGTTCCTCGCGTTAAAGACGAGGTGGAAATATTTGCTGAGTTGAGTAGTGGTGATTCCTCCGGAGACCAACATGAAGCTGGCATTGGTTTTAAGCCCATTGCTACagaaaaaatttcgaaaagaggaaaaacacCTGTTCTTCGCGTTAAAGACGAGGTGGAAATATTTGCTGAGTTGGGTAGTGGTGATTCCTCCGGAGACCAACATGAAGCTGGCAGTGGAGATTCTACCGGAGGCCGGCATGAGATTGGCAATGGCTGCGGCAGTGGTTGTGGCAGCGGAATTGAACAGGATCGATTCGT ATTGAAAGGCTCATTACAGCCAACTGAAAGAATGACCGAGAGTACTGAGCAGAAGCTTAAGCACTTGATGAGGAAGGCTTGGAGGGAACGGTGGACAGATCTCATGTGGGGTATATATGTCAAAGAG GTCATTCCTGCGGGATCAACAGGAGACACCTATAACTTAGCGGAAAGTATTCTCAAGCAAGCTTTGATTGGACCATCCCCAAACTCCAAGTTGCTCTCTTATTTACAATATTCTCTGAATGTTCAg ATTGTTTCATATAGTGCTGTTTTTGAGAATATTTGCCTTCAAGGGAGTATTCAGAAGACTAGATGTCTTTTAGAGTTGTTGCATCTCCTAGAACAGTCATTG AAACACATTTCATGTTCTGGATCTGCGGATGAGTGTGCAGCTTTAGCATCGTCTCTCATGTCATTGGAAACATGGTTGTGGAGTATTACATCTGATGGACTCAAGAAGTTGTCAGAAGCTAATAGCACAAGCAACAGCTACACAGTCATCTGCCATTATACAACAGGGCTATTAGGCACC TTGTATGAGGAAAATTATTTAGTATCTCTTCTTTATATCGCACGTTGCTGTACCAATGATCAGTTTGCAGCAACTAATCTTGCATCACTTGTAAATCAAACTGAATCCAACATAAAACATCTGGCTGGTGCCGGAAATCTGTCGTTGGAAAACTTAGTGGAACCTATTGAGAAAGTCATCCG GCAATGTCGATTGTTTGAAAATGACCTGTTCAAAGAAAACGGTCCAGAAAAGCCGTTTTATGAGAACTCGTTGTGTACAGACATACACACTTTAATATCTTGGGAGGCATTGCTTCGTCCTACGTCAGACGGTCTTGAACTGACACGTCAATTAGAAGTTTTACAAAAACTAAGGGGATATTCTGCCACGCAATTGTACTGCGAAATCCTTCGAGCTTGTTGTCTGGGATTAGCTGAAACAGCCGATTCGCCTGGAGAGCTACGATGGGCCGTTTTCACTTTTCTTAAGGCACCTTTACTACTGCTCCGACTTCACCGATCAATTTTTG GGTTGGATCCGAATTCTCCCATTGGCGAACCAAGCCCGGAAGTCGCCGTGGCGTTTGAACGACTCTTATGCTACCCAGGTCTTCTAGAAACTACAGATGCGAAATGCCATTGCAATGTTGTTGAAGGATTGCTGAATGAAGTAAAGATGCGCACATCTCTGCTGTCCGAATGGCATGTTACTAGTATTCTAAGcaaaag AGAAAGCCTATCGCGCGGAGGTCTGAAATTGGAGACCACCAACACTCAAATAGCTACTTTGGTGCTTCGTGCCGAACCCACCGTGGCCAGTATTTTGAAAACTTTAGACACGGATTACGCTAAAAACCAG GACACCTTATTAAAGGTTTTGTCTCATTTGCTATCGGGCCAAAGCTTTGAGCTTATACTAAACGCAGCGACAGGAACAGGTAAACTCCGGGCTTTCGCCACAAAACTAGTGCGCTTCAACGAAGCGAACCGCCAACCAGCTGGCTCTGATCCAAGTAAAACGGCAAATTCGAGAGCATTGCTTTTcgacatttcttttctaatgCTTTGCCGTATTACGCAGATGTACGGCATCGAG GTTATCTTAAGTGGCGAACTAGGAGGGGAGACCTTTTTTGAACAGTGGGCTTCAGAATGGTTGAAACCAAACCAGGCACCTGATCTTTTATTAAATCGCTGTGATCCCATGTTGACTGATCAGTTATTGAAGGCGCTGACCTCTGGTGAAAGTGACCTTAGATCTGG gaGTGTTCGCTGGCATGATGCCTGCTTTCATGTCCCTGCGGTAATACGTGAAATTTTAGCGGCGTACGAATCACAGTTGGTTTCTGACGAAGAAGTCGAGAGAATTCTCGATACACTACGGACTCAGATGTGCTGCCTGTCGGTCTGCGCTGCCACTTGGTTAAGATTTTACATCCAG GTTCAACCaatgaatttaaaaagcaAACCCACAATGATGCTCGACCATTTGATGACTCCTCTTAGTCTTGACGACTCTAAAGAGCATTACAGAGAGAG ATCAGTGTTAATGCTGCAAATCATTCGCCGTCTAGCCCAAGACGATAACCCCCTTCAAGGTGTTTCTGACAATCAAGATCAGAGTTTGGATCATCAGCTTTCAAAATTGTGGAACAAAATTTTGAACCATGGATGGTCAGACCACTGTACGACACTAGGTATCGACCGACTTTTCAAAATTGGTGGCGCGACGTGGTTAGTCACTTCGTTGGTCAAG GCTGTTATCAAAGAGCAATCTTCTGACAAAAGGCAACGGTGCGTCGAAGGGGCGCTGTCAGTGGCACATTTAGATTTGGAAAGCTGTGCTATTTCTTTGGCCACTAGAGTCCTACCATTCTTACTGACTCACTCTTCAATGCTTGCCAG TGATGAGGAAACAGGTGGACCAGGCGGAAAGGCTTTAGCTCAGTTAGCTGTGCTGCTATTTACTGCTGCATTGAATAACCAAATAGCATCAGACTCAGATCCTTCAACCGCTGCCAAGAAATCGGGTTCAAAGCGCGCCATCGATTGGGATTTAAATACGCCTGGCTTCCGCTATCCTCCTTTGAAAAAAGTGGCTTTGCACGATGATGAACTGGAGGCTCTCTGTGTTGCTTCTAGCACCA CCCACGAGAACAAACCACTTCCTAATGCGATTGCAAACCTGATGCAGTTAATGACCCGAGTGGCTGGAGATGGCATCATCACTCCACAGCTTGCATTTATCAGCTATTTCATTCAAACAATGGCAGAAATAACATCTGTAAAAACGAAGGAGGTCATGAAACCCCTTTTGAGTTTGATACCTCCAGCTCTG GTTTTTTACATGCTAGCCGTTTGGCCTGGATTAATGTCCATTTCAGATGTTGCCAAACTGTTGGCTCATCCTGGCGATGAAATGGGTGTCGGAAAAATTGCTGCTCGAATTGTttgtgcatttaaaaatacaaactaA
- the LOC116925161 gene encoding bestrophin-3, with the protein MKNKDPKANFGIELDESIQIDGVSATATKFGESFRGIFRWQQSFFKLVWKQAIIYYIIYVSITLFYSFALDSGNQANFDAITSYLARYTSSLPVVLLLGFFTSTALNRWFSIMASMPGTNRPIALYVASLKEDAADGCARVDLYIRYVLLMWLLTFRIVCKPLRKRYPSLMSIQAAGFLRDHERLLLEKHKEQPGGSSKTFPLVVYDWLNILLRDTCQKGYFSVANDFGRNIDAIQVLKKGGGNVIKFASKNVPVALIQAVTLAIYCYGVVSVLSHQIEKHYLTSVLSGYFPLPYALPFFFYYAWLKVGRIAIDPFGSDEDDIDILNIFDCHINGAMRLRNCYGVKITIPSTDRSAFSLS; encoded by the exons atgaaaaataaagacCCCAAAGCTAATTTTGGAATCGAACTAGATGAATCTATTCAAATTGATGGAGTCTCCGCAACAGCAACCAAATTTGGCGAAAGTTTTCGTGGTATTTTCAGATGGCAACAAAGTTTCTTTAAACTG GTCTGGAAGCAAGCGATAATCTACTACATCATCTACGTATCAATCACGCTGTTCTACTCGTTTGCTTTGGACAGCGGCAATCAGGCGAATTTCGATGCCATTACAAGCTATCTTGCGCGTTACACATCTAGTTTACCGGTCGTTCTCCTGTTAGGCTTCTTCACTTCAACAGCACTTAACCGTTGGTTTAGCATAATGGCAAGCATGCCGGGCACTAATCGACCTATTGCACTTTATGTTGCATCGCTCAAAGAAGATGCAGCTGATGGCTGCGCTAGAGTTGATCTGTACATCCGTTACGTTCTTCTTATGTGGTTGCTTACATTCCGCATCGTGTGCAAACCCTTGAGGAAAAGATATCCGAGTTTAATGTCAATTCAAGCGGCAGGATTTCTTCGTGATCACGAACGTCTTTTACTTGAAAAACACAAAGAGCAACCTGGAGGAAGTTCAAAGACTTTTCCGCTTGTAGTTTACGATTGGTTAAATATTCTGCTACGGGACACCTGCCAAAAAGGATATTTCTCTGTTGCCAACGATTTCGGTCGGAACATTGACGCTATTCAAGTTTTAAAGAAAGGGGGAGGGAACGTCATTAAATTTGCTTCTAAGAACGTTCCTGTGGCTTTGATTCAGGCTGTGACGCTTGCTATTTACTGCTACGGGGTTGTGTCTGTCTTGTCACATCAAATAGAAAAGCATTACTTGACGTCGGTCCTTAGCGGCTACTTTCCATTACCCTACG ctttgccatttttcttctACTATGCCTGGCTGAAAGTGGGCAGAATCGCCATTGATCCATTTGGTAGCGATGAAGATGATATCGATATACTCAACATTTTCGATTGCCACATTAATGGGGCAATGCGCTTACGTAATTGCTACGGTGTCAAAATAACAATCCCATCAACTGACAGAAGCGCATTTTCCTTGTCTTAG
- the LOC116925168 gene encoding trafficking protein particle complex subunit 2-like protein, with protein MAVCIGFIGKENSPLFLRCINQSQELQFHYIMHTCIDFVEEKIIQSNKSGSDVRELYLGLLYSSEEVKAYGFVTNTKVKIVIIIDSTNSLLRDNEIRAIFRKLHNAYTELVCNPFYTPGDPITSKSFGALVDELLASSS; from the exons ATGGCCGTGTGTATCGGTTTCATTGGAAAAGAG AATTCACCGTTATTTCTTCGGTGCATAAATCAATCGCAAGAACTCCAATTTCATTACATTATGCATACGTGCATCGATTTCGTGGAGGAAAAAATCATCCAAAGCAACAAATCTGGAAGTGATGTCCGAGAACTGTATCTTGGCCTACTCTATTCCAGTGAAGAAGTCAAAGC ATATGGCTTTGTCACAAACACAAAAGTTAAAATTGTGATCATAATTGACTCCACCAATTCTCTTTTAAGAGATAATGAAATTCGAGCA ATATTTAGAAAGTTACACAATGCCTACACTGAATTAGTTTGCAACCCCTTCTATACACCAGGAGATCCCATCACatccaa GTCGTTCGGTGCTCTTGTCGACGAGTTGTTGGCGTCATCTAGTTAA
- the LOC116925162 gene encoding oplophorus-luciferin 2-monooxygenase non-catalytic subunit produces MKVFLVLLALLFCGLGAQGIPRNGRAIACPDSFLITPCVCTLNGQQVDMTCAGLTSLKSLTDIFARTFPTNVLHSIVIQSSTLGPLPNDVFNGKSFEIISFLNNRLTSFDNTGILSSSSSNLRSLTVRQDTDDWTFNFANLQGYNLLTSLELSGYSMVLSGTLSSSSLTSVTLRSDFLAALPPLGTLPALTLLNLDGSVIASLAGNSFSSLASLSQLYLGHNKIESLSSGLMSLAASITQVDLSSNLIDTVQPNWITGVSSATSSPTC; encoded by the exons ATGAAAGTTTTTCTGGTCCTGTTGGCTTTATTGTTTTGCGGGTTGGGTGCTCAGGGGATTCCTCGTAATGGCAGAGCTATCGCTTGTCCCGACTCTTTTCTTATTACGCCCTGTGTTTGCACTCTTAATGGTCAGCAGGTTGACATGACCTGTGCCGGCCTGACTAGTTTGAAAAGTCTGACGGATATCTTCGCCCGTACGTTTCCGACAAACGTCTTGCATTCGATCGTCATTCAATCATCAACTCTAGGACCGTTACCAAACGACGTATTTAATGGGAAATCTTTCGAGATTATTAGCTTTTTAAACAACCGTTTGACATCGTTCGACAATACTGGCATTCTTTCCTCATCTTCAAGTAATCTAAGATCGCTTACTGTCAGGCAAGACACAGACGATTGGACATTCAATTTCGCAAATCTACAAGGCTATAATTTACTGACCAGCCTAGAACTTTCGGGCTACAGTATGGTGCTATCGGGCACATTGTCTAGCTCATCGCTAACGTCTGTCACGCTCCGAAGTGATTTTCTAGCAGCTCTGCCGCCTCTGGGTACTCTCCCTGCTCTCACGCTTCTAAATTTAGACGGAAGTGTTATTGCAAGTCTGGCTGGAAATTCGTTCTCTTCGTTAGCCAGCCTTTCGCAATTGTATCTTGGTCACAATAAAATAGAGTCCCTTTCTTCTGGGTTGATGTCTCTTGCGGCTAGTATAACCCAAGTTGACTTATCAAGCAATCTTATCGATACTGTTCAGCCAAACTGGATAACAG GAGTGTCATCAGCGACATCAAGTCCAACTTGTTAA
- the LOC116925157 gene encoding integrin beta-PS isoform X1 yields the protein MDLSTSMKASKEKLVNLAASLADAMRNITTDFRMGFGSFIDKPISPFANEMQPLKPYLFRHHMKLSKDATTFALQVNSAPTFDNLDSPEGGLEALMQAVVCTQEIGWRSNSHRLIIFSTDAPYHLAGDGKLAGISLPNDESCHVLQDGDGRFYYDHFRWLDYPSMAQISRQIANNSMNVIFAVPGSMVMTYRDLSLRLLGASVGELTNDSANIVALVQDQYNKISSSVKLTHRASEYVSVSYSSSCSSNGQPINTNRCDGIKTGSTVTFDVTIIVKSCPRRSNFEEVIEFFPVGVNEVVTVGLDVICQCPCEGKDQSTTRSECSGAGQYMCGYCVCDPDFSGSSCECEGGNARKPNPLAKGCKPPHQGNTSSFPNCSGRGSCICDAACNCHSPPGRKVWGDYCECDDFACPVSPINEQVCSGPEQGTCPCNGGGVCECKPGWQGNSCQTKCPKSQETCYESGIAQGAMCSGRGTCNCGKCLCNKTKDGDPYTGNFCEIPPCKELKECVQCKAFKTGPLAEYDCRGCEFDVSLVKEIKETKEGDQICSFQQYQDGLYCNFFFIHNRLKMESVIPVGEKGECSEPPNVIAIVSGVSGAILAIGLLLLLLWKILTTIHDRLEYAKFLRDRELAKWPRGENPIYKQPTTVFLNPAYTTGSEN from the exons ATGGACCTTTCTACGTCGATGAAAGCTAGCAAAGAAAAACTGGTCAATTTGGCAGCCTCATTGGCCGACGCAATGCGAAACATCACTACAGACTTCAGAATGGGGTTTGGTTCGTTTATCGACAAGCCCATCAGTCCTTTTGCCAACGAAATGCAACC ATTGAAGCCATACTTGTTTCGACACCACATGAAACTATCGAAAGATGCCACTACGTTTGCT CTGCAGGTTAATAGTGCTCCCACTTTCGACAACTTGGATTCACCAGAAGGAG GTCTGGAGGCCTTAATGCAGGCAGTCGTCTGCACTCAAGAAATTGGCTGGAG GAGCAATTCTCAtcgtttaataattttttcaacgGATGCCCCTTACCATCTTGCAGGAGATGGAAAG TTGGCAGGAATCTCGTTACCCAATGATGAGAGCTGCCACGTCCTACAGGATGGAGATGGCCGATTTTATTACGACCATTTTCGCTGGTTGGACTATCCAAGCATGGCCCAGATAAGCCGTCAAATCGCCAACAATTCCATGAATGTTATTTTCGCGGTACCGGGTTCTATGGTTATGACCTATCGTGATCTTAGTTTACGACTTTTGGGAGCCTCAGTGGGAGAATTGACCAACGATTCGGCCAACATTGTAGCTCTTGTTCAAGATCAGTATAAT AAAATTAGTTCATCAGTGAAATTAACACACAGAGCATCAGAATACGTCAGTGTCAGCTACTCGTCCTCATGTTCCAGTAATGGTCAACCCATTAACACAAACCGTTGCGATGGAATCAAGACTGGATCAACGGTGACGTTTGACGTAACCATCATT GTGAAGTCGTGTCCTCGACGAAGCAATTTTGAAGAAGTGATCGAATTCTTCCCGGTTGGTGTGAATGAAGTAGTAACGGTTGGATTGGATGTGATCTGTCAATGTCCTTGTGAGGGAAAGGACCAGTCG ACTACGCGGAGTGAATGCAGTGGTGCAGGTCAATACATGTGTGGTTATTGTGTCTGCGACCCGGATTTCTCAGGTTCTTCATGCGAGTGTGAAGGTGGTAATGCACGAAAACCAAACCCTTTAGCCAAGGGCTGTAAACCACCACATCAAGGAAATACTTCATCGTTTCCTAATTGCAGTGGTCGAGGAAGCTGCATATGCGATGCGGCATGCAATTGCCACTCGCCTCCTG GTAGGAAAGTTTGGGGTGATTATTGTGAATG TGATGACTTTGCTTGTCCGGTTTCGCCCATCAACGAACAAGTCTGCTCTGGGCCCGAACAGGGTACCTGTCCTTGTAATGGTGGAGGAGTTTGTGAATGTAAACCTGGATGGCAG GGTAACAGTTGCCAAACTAAATGTCCCAAAAGCCAAGAAACTTGTTATGAATCTGGAATAGCCCAGGGTGCAA TGTGTTCTGGCCGTGGAACTTGCAACTGCGGTAAATGCTTgtgcaacaaaacaaaagacggaGATCCTTATACCGGAAATTTCTGTGAAATCCCACCG TGTAAAGAACTGAAAGAATGTGTCCAGTGCAAAGCTTTTAAAACCGGACCATTAGCCGAATATGACTGCCGTGGCTGTGAATTCGATGTTTCGTTAGTCAAAGAAATCAAAG AAACCAAAGAAGGCGATCAAATCTGCTCTTTCCAGCAGTATCAAGACGGATTGTAttgcaatttcttttttattcataaCCGACTGAAAATGGAGTCTGTCATTCCTGTCGGTGAGAAGGGCGAATGTTCGGAACCACCCAATGTCATTG CCATAGTAAGTGGCGTTTCCGGCGCTATATTGG CTATTGGTCTCCTCCTTCTGCTTTTGTGGAAAATCCTAACAACGATCCATGATCGCCTAGAATATGCAAAATTTCTTCGTGATCGTGAGCTAGCCAAGTGGCCGCGG GGAGAAAATCCAATCTACAAGCAACCCACCACTGTCTTTTTAAATCCTGCTTACACAACAGGTTCCGAGAACTGA
- the LOC116925157 gene encoding integrin beta-PS isoform X2, translating into MDLSTSMKASKEKLVNLAASLADAMRNITTDFRMGFGSFIDKPISPFANEMQPLKPYLFRHHMKLSKDATTFALQVNSAPTFDNLDSPEGGLEALMQAVVCTQEIGWRSNSHRLIIFSTDAPYHLAGDGKLAGISLPNDESCHVLQDGDGRFYYDHFRWLDYPSMAQISRQIANNSMNVIFAVPGSMVMTYRDLSLRLLGASVGELTNDSANIVALVQDQYNKISSSVKLTHRASEYVSVSYSSSCSSNGQPINTNRCDGIKTGSTVTFDVTIIVKSCPRRSNFEEVIEFFPVGVNEVVTVGLDVICQCPCEGKDQSTTRSECSGAGQYMCGYCVCDPDFSGSSCECEGGNARKPNPLAKGCKPPHQGNTSSFPNCSGRGSCICDAACNCHSPPGRKVWGDYCECDDFACPVSPINEQVCSGPEQGTCPCNGGGVCECKPGWQGNSCQTKCPKSQETCYESGIAQVCSGRGTCNCGKCLCNKTKDGDPYTGNFCEIPPCKELKECVQCKAFKTGPLAEYDCRGCEFDVSLVKEIKETKEGDQICSFQQYQDGLYCNFFFIHNRLKMESVIPVGEKGECSEPPNVIAIVSGVSGAILAIGLLLLLLWKILTTIHDRLEYAKFLRDRELAKWPRGENPIYKQPTTVFLNPAYTTGSEN; encoded by the exons ATGGACCTTTCTACGTCGATGAAAGCTAGCAAAGAAAAACTGGTCAATTTGGCAGCCTCATTGGCCGACGCAATGCGAAACATCACTACAGACTTCAGAATGGGGTTTGGTTCGTTTATCGACAAGCCCATCAGTCCTTTTGCCAACGAAATGCAACC ATTGAAGCCATACTTGTTTCGACACCACATGAAACTATCGAAAGATGCCACTACGTTTGCT CTGCAGGTTAATAGTGCTCCCACTTTCGACAACTTGGATTCACCAGAAGGAG GTCTGGAGGCCTTAATGCAGGCAGTCGTCTGCACTCAAGAAATTGGCTGGAG GAGCAATTCTCAtcgtttaataattttttcaacgGATGCCCCTTACCATCTTGCAGGAGATGGAAAG TTGGCAGGAATCTCGTTACCCAATGATGAGAGCTGCCACGTCCTACAGGATGGAGATGGCCGATTTTATTACGACCATTTTCGCTGGTTGGACTATCCAAGCATGGCCCAGATAAGCCGTCAAATCGCCAACAATTCCATGAATGTTATTTTCGCGGTACCGGGTTCTATGGTTATGACCTATCGTGATCTTAGTTTACGACTTTTGGGAGCCTCAGTGGGAGAATTGACCAACGATTCGGCCAACATTGTAGCTCTTGTTCAAGATCAGTATAAT AAAATTAGTTCATCAGTGAAATTAACACACAGAGCATCAGAATACGTCAGTGTCAGCTACTCGTCCTCATGTTCCAGTAATGGTCAACCCATTAACACAAACCGTTGCGATGGAATCAAGACTGGATCAACGGTGACGTTTGACGTAACCATCATT GTGAAGTCGTGTCCTCGACGAAGCAATTTTGAAGAAGTGATCGAATTCTTCCCGGTTGGTGTGAATGAAGTAGTAACGGTTGGATTGGATGTGATCTGTCAATGTCCTTGTGAGGGAAAGGACCAGTCG ACTACGCGGAGTGAATGCAGTGGTGCAGGTCAATACATGTGTGGTTATTGTGTCTGCGACCCGGATTTCTCAGGTTCTTCATGCGAGTGTGAAGGTGGTAATGCACGAAAACCAAACCCTTTAGCCAAGGGCTGTAAACCACCACATCAAGGAAATACTTCATCGTTTCCTAATTGCAGTGGTCGAGGAAGCTGCATATGCGATGCGGCATGCAATTGCCACTCGCCTCCTG GTAGGAAAGTTTGGGGTGATTATTGTGAATG TGATGACTTTGCTTGTCCGGTTTCGCCCATCAACGAACAAGTCTGCTCTGGGCCCGAACAGGGTACCTGTCCTTGTAATGGTGGAGGAGTTTGTGAATGTAAACCTGGATGGCAG GGTAACAGTTGCCAAACTAAATGTCCCAAAAGCCAAGAAACTTGTTATGAATCTGGAATAGCCCAGG TGTGTTCTGGCCGTGGAACTTGCAACTGCGGTAAATGCTTgtgcaacaaaacaaaagacggaGATCCTTATACCGGAAATTTCTGTGAAATCCCACCG TGTAAAGAACTGAAAGAATGTGTCCAGTGCAAAGCTTTTAAAACCGGACCATTAGCCGAATATGACTGCCGTGGCTGTGAATTCGATGTTTCGTTAGTCAAAGAAATCAAAG AAACCAAAGAAGGCGATCAAATCTGCTCTTTCCAGCAGTATCAAGACGGATTGTAttgcaatttcttttttattcataaCCGACTGAAAATGGAGTCTGTCATTCCTGTCGGTGAGAAGGGCGAATGTTCGGAACCACCCAATGTCATTG CCATAGTAAGTGGCGTTTCCGGCGCTATATTGG CTATTGGTCTCCTCCTTCTGCTTTTGTGGAAAATCCTAACAACGATCCATGATCGCCTAGAATATGCAAAATTTCTTCGTGATCGTGAGCTAGCCAAGTGGCCGCGG GGAGAAAATCCAATCTACAAGCAACCCACCACTGTCTTTTTAAATCCTGCTTACACAACAGGTTCCGAGAACTGA